One Thermodesulfobacteriota bacterium genomic region harbors:
- a CDS encoding sigma-70 family RNA polymerase sigma factor translates to MSMVRTKKTEDRVKMVQTTLTDISKRSDESLVHLIAEYGSEEALNEILNRYRERIYRTALKVTSNHSDAEDVVQEVSLTIFRKAQTFRTDSKFSTWLYRLVTNEAISRLRKIKRDRTVSLDDYMPRFEDDGHHAERPVVDWSQEVEKQVAEKEIQAIIEKAMQQLSPMDRTVVVLSEIEELTNPEIGKVLGLSVLAVKGRLHRARLFLRAKLAVQLGYSAA, encoded by the coding sequence ATGAGTATGGTAAGGACCAAAAAAACTGAAGACAGGGTAAAGATGGTACAAACGACATTGACGGACATATCGAAGAGGTCGGACGAGAGCCTCGTTCACCTGATCGCGGAATACGGCAGCGAAGAAGCCCTCAACGAAATACTGAACCGCTACAGGGAGAGGATCTACCGCACGGCCCTGAAAGTGACCAGCAATCACAGCGACGCCGAGGACGTGGTCCAGGAGGTATCGCTGACGATATTTAGAAAAGCGCAAACCTTCCGCACCGATTCCAAGTTCTCAACCTGGCTGTACCGCCTCGTTACGAACGAAGCTATATCCAGGTTGAGGAAAATAAAAAGGGACAGGACCGTTTCGCTCGACGATTATATGCCGAGGTTCGAGGACGACGGACACCATGCCGAGCGGCCGGTAGTGGACTGGTCTCAGGAGGTCGAAAAACAAGTTGCGGAGAAGGAGATACAGGCGATTATCGAAAAGGCAATGCAGCAGCTTTCACCTATGGACAGGACCGTGGTGGTGCTCAGTGAAATAGAGGAGCTGACCAATCCCGAGATCGGGAAGGTCCTCGGCCTGAGCGTCCTGGCGGTGAAAGGGAGGCTCCACAGGGCGAGACTCTTCCTCCGCGCCAAGCTGGCGGTCCAGCTGGGGTATTCGGCGGCATAG
- a CDS encoding VOC family protein yields the protein MSVRLYRYCLVLLIILAAALASGGVGQAESKSPIFSVEAVGMTVSDMDASVDFYSNVLGFRKISDVEVLGDDYERLQGIFGLRMRVVRLQLGNETIELTEYLTPKGRPFPTDTRSNDLWFQHIAIVVSDMDKAFEHLRSNKVRYASSAPQTIPEWNKAAGGIRAFYFRDPDGHFLEIIYFPEGKGNPKWRTNDDKLFLGIDHTAIVVEDTEESLEFYRDELGMNVAGESVNYGTEQEHLNNVFGAVLRITSLKSAEGPGVELLEYLAPGDGRPAPADEKANDILHWQTTLETEDAGGLAETLRNKGYSIISARSVDVTDGELGFKRGFLVRDPDGHVMRVIEK from the coding sequence ATGAGCGTCAGATTATACAGATACTGCCTGGTCTTACTTATTATCCTCGCAGCAGCCCTTGCAAGCGGGGGAGTGGGGCAGGCCGAAAGCAAATCCCCGATATTCTCGGTAGAAGCAGTGGGAATGACTGTCTCCGATATGGACGCTTCGGTGGATTTCTACTCTAACGTGCTGGGCTTCAGAAAGATATCCGACGTAGAAGTGCTCGGTGACGATTACGAGCGCCTGCAGGGGATATTCGGCCTGAGGATGAGGGTCGTGCGCTTGCAGCTCGGCAACGAGACCATAGAGCTGACCGAGTACCTGACACCGAAAGGAAGGCCTTTCCCGACGGACACGAGAAGCAACGACCTCTGGTTCCAGCACATAGCGATCGTCGTAAGCGATATGGATAAGGCGTTCGAGCACCTCCGGAGTAATAAAGTCAGGTACGCCTCATCAGCGCCCCAAACGATCCCCGAATGGAACAAGGCAGCCGGAGGCATAAGGGCATTTTACTTCAGGGACCCGGACGGCCATTTTCTGGAGATAATTTATTTCCCCGAGGGGAAAGGCAATCCCAAATGGCGGACTAATGATGATAAACTATTTTTAGGTATAGATCACACGGCGATAGTCGTGGAAGATACGGAGGAGAGCCTCGAATTCTACAGGGACGAGCTTGGCATGAATGTCGCGGGCGAGAGCGTAAATTACGGCACGGAGCAGGAGCACCTGAATAACGTCTTCGGCGCGGTGCTGCGCATAACGTCGTTAAAGTCCGCGGAAGGGCCCGGAGTAGAATTACTCGAATACCTGGCGCCAGGGGATGGACGACCCGCCCCGGCTGACGAAAAAGCAAATGACATTCTGCACTGGCAGACGACTCTCGAAACAGAAGATGCCGGCGGACTTGCAGAGACATTGAGAAATAAGGGATACTCGATAATATCGGCGAGATCCGTCGATGTAACGGACGGAGAGCTCGGTTTTAAAAGGGGCTTTCTCGTCAGGGACCCCGACGGACACGTAATGCGGGTCATAGAAAAATAA
- a CDS encoding glucosidase, whose amino-acid sequence MTKEETRLEEDRNKKKHWRRWGPYLSERQWGTVREDYSPYGTAWDYFPHEHARSRAYRWGEDGIGGISDNHQRLCFALALWNGKDNILKERIFGLTGGEGNHGEDVKEYYYYVDNTPTHSYMKYLYKYPQEAYPYSKLVEENRKRGKHDLEYELIDTGVFDDNRYFDVFVEYSKASSDDVLIKITAHNRGQKTATLHLLPTLWFRNTWSWNGGAKPSLSKAGNVKDQSRVEADHPTLGKRFLYSENPDELLFSENETNSEKLFGIKNSSPYVKDGINDYIVHGKSEAVNPAGTGTKMSAHYVVQIPGGRAKTIRLRLTDSDRLTSPFGPEFEKVFEDRKREADEFYERINPFDASKELKDVQRQAFAGLLWTKQFYYYVIEDWLKGDPNNPSPPPERKGGRNREWAHLYNDDILSMPDKWEYPWFAAWDLAFHTIPLAIVDPEFAKRQLTLLTREWYMHPNGQIPAYEWAFGDVNPPVHAWATWRIYNIEKKMYGRKDMRFLESVFQKLLLNFTWWVNRKDREGRNVFEGGFLGLDNIGVFDRSAQLPTGGHIEQADGTSWMGMYCLNMLAIALELAKENPSYEDIASKFYEHFLYIAKAMNMIGMDRKGLWDEEDGFYYDVLHLPDGRHLPMKVRSMVGLIPLFAIQTLEPEIVESLKGFGGRLAWFIENRPDLRENVACMKTAGTSERRLLSIVDKEKLRKVLGKMFDESEFLSPYGIRALSRYHKDNPYVFHVNGHEYRVDYEPAESTSGLFGGNSNWRGPIWFPVNYLIIEALQKFHYYLGDDFKVECPTGSGKYMTLWEAASEISRRLITIFLKDDRGRRPVFGGTEKFQSDPEWSGFLPFHEYFHGDNGAGVGASHQTGWTGLVAKLIQQTAEYSALPEPEKKKRARRWDHT is encoded by the coding sequence ATGACAAAAGAAGAAACGAGGCTGGAAGAGGACAGAAACAAAAAAAAGCACTGGAGACGGTGGGGTCCCTACCTGAGCGAGAGACAGTGGGGGACCGTGAGGGAGGATTACAGTCCCTACGGGACGGCATGGGATTACTTCCCGCACGAGCACGCTCGCTCGAGGGCATACAGGTGGGGAGAAGACGGGATCGGAGGCATCTCCGACAACCACCAGAGGCTATGCTTCGCTCTCGCCCTCTGGAACGGCAAAGATAACATCCTGAAGGAGAGAATATTCGGACTCACGGGCGGCGAGGGGAACCACGGGGAGGATGTAAAGGAGTACTACTATTATGTGGATAACACGCCTACTCATTCGTATATGAAATATTTGTATAAGTACCCCCAGGAAGCATACCCCTACTCAAAGCTCGTCGAGGAAAATAGGAAGAGGGGTAAACACGACCTCGAATATGAGCTTATCGACACCGGAGTATTCGACGATAACCGCTATTTCGATGTTTTCGTTGAATATTCGAAGGCTTCGAGCGACGATGTGCTGATCAAGATAACAGCTCATAACAGGGGGCAAAAAACCGCGACTCTCCATCTTCTGCCGACCCTCTGGTTCAGGAATACATGGTCATGGAACGGGGGGGCTAAGCCTTCCTTGAGCAAGGCGGGGAATGTGAAGGATCAAAGCCGCGTAGAGGCCGATCATCCGACACTGGGGAAGAGGTTTCTATATTCAGAGAACCCGGATGAGCTCCTTTTCTCCGAGAACGAGACCAATTCGGAGAAGCTGTTTGGAATCAAAAACTCTTCACCTTATGTAAAGGACGGTATAAACGACTACATCGTGCACGGGAAGAGCGAAGCGGTCAATCCCGCCGGTACAGGCACGAAGATGTCCGCTCATTACGTTGTACAGATTCCGGGCGGCAGGGCAAAAACAATCAGGCTGCGCCTGACCGATTCGGACAGGCTCACGTCGCCCTTCGGCCCGGAGTTCGAAAAGGTATTCGAAGACCGTAAGCGGGAAGCCGACGAATTCTACGAGCGTATTAACCCTTTCGACGCCAGTAAAGAGCTGAAAGACGTGCAGAGACAGGCGTTCGCTGGACTGCTCTGGACGAAGCAGTTCTATTACTATGTCATTGAGGACTGGCTCAAGGGAGACCCCAACAACCCTTCCCCTCCGCCTGAACGGAAGGGAGGAAGGAACCGGGAATGGGCGCACCTCTATAACGACGACATTCTCTCGATGCCCGACAAATGGGAGTACCCGTGGTTCGCGGCCTGGGACCTCGCGTTCCACACGATACCCCTTGCGATCGTCGACCCCGAATTCGCCAAGCGCCAGCTGACACTACTCACGAGGGAGTGGTACATGCATCCGAACGGTCAGATACCCGCCTACGAGTGGGCGTTCGGCGACGTGAACCCGCCCGTGCACGCCTGGGCAACGTGGAGGATCTACAATATAGAGAAGAAAATGTACGGCAGGAAGGACATGCGCTTCCTCGAAAGCGTCTTCCAGAAGCTCCTGCTTAACTTTACATGGTGGGTCAACAGAAAGGACAGGGAGGGGAGGAACGTCTTCGAAGGCGGGTTCCTCGGACTCGACAACATAGGCGTCTTCGACAGGAGCGCCCAGCTGCCTACGGGCGGTCATATCGAGCAGGCTGACGGCACGAGCTGGATGGGCATGTACTGCCTCAACATGCTCGCTATCGCGCTCGAGCTCGCGAAGGAGAACCCCAGCTACGAAGATATAGCGAGCAAGTTCTACGAGCACTTCCTGTACATAGCGAAGGCAATGAACATGATAGGGATGGACAGGAAGGGGCTCTGGGACGAAGAGGACGGCTTTTACTACGACGTTCTCCACCTCCCCGACGGCAGGCACCTTCCGATGAAGGTACGCTCCATGGTCGGTCTGATCCCGTTATTCGCGATCCAGACGCTCGAGCCCGAAATTGTCGAGAGCCTGAAAGGATTCGGCGGGAGGCTCGCATGGTTTATAGAAAACCGCCCGGACCTCAGGGAAAACGTAGCCTGCATGAAAACAGCGGGTACGAGTGAAAGGAGGCTCCTCTCAATCGTGGACAAGGAAAAGCTTAGGAAGGTGCTCGGAAAGATGTTCGACGAATCCGAGTTTCTCAGTCCCTACGGCATACGCGCCTTGTCGAGATATCATAAAGACAACCCCTACGTTTTCCACGTGAACGGGCACGAGTACAGGGTCGATTACGAGCCCGCGGAATCCACGAGCGGACTCTTCGGAGGGAACTCCAACTGGCGCGGCCCGATCTGGTTCCCAGTCAACTACCTGATAATAGAAGCTCTACAGAAATTCCACTACTACCTCGGGGACGACTTTAAGGTCGAGTGCCCGACGGGCTCCGGAAAGTATATGACTCTCTGGGAGGCGGCTTCCGAGATATCCCGAAGGCTCATTACCATCTTCCTTAAAGACGATAGAGGCAGGAGGCCAGTCTTCGGCGGCACGGAGAAGTTTCAGTCGGACCCCGAATGGAGCGGCTTCCTACCGTTCCACGAGTATTTTCACGGCGACAACGGCGCGGGAGTGGGGGCGAGCCACCAGACCGGATGGACCGGACTCGTCGCCAAGCTCATCCAGCAGACAGCGGAATACTCGGCGCTACCGGAACCTGAAAAAAAGAAGAGAGCCAGGCGCTGGGACCACACGTAA
- a CDS encoding GMC family oxidoreductase: MSSGNHYDVIIIGTGAGGGTLAHALAPSGKKILLLERGDYVPREKDNWDTRAVNVQGKYQTKEIWRDKEGKPLHPHTNYYVGGNTKFYGAALFRLRKEDFGELRHKDGISPEWPVTYEELEPYYTKAEELYHVHGKRGEDPTEPPASAPYPHPPVSHEPRMQELHDDLEKSGLKPFHVPIGIRLDENNPRKSPCIRCSTCDGHPCLVNAKSDAQVLCVDPALEHENVTLLTNSYVARLETSPSGREVTKVIVERNGRSEEFSADIVVSSCGAINSAALLLRSANDRHPNGLANSSGVVGRHYMGHVNSILMALSKKPNPTVFQKTLALNDYYFGAVDYEFPMGHISFVGKLDAATLSAGAPAIVPGMTLDIMAKHSLDFWITSEDLPDPDNRVTLDSKGNIVLSYKPNNQESHKRLISKLKGLMNTIGCHEEHLIPRNLFIGQQIPLAGVAHQNGTIRFGNDPASSALDETCRAHDLDNLYVVDASFFPSCGAVNPALTIMANALRVGDRILERLG, from the coding sequence ATGTCATCAGGCAACCACTACGACGTAATCATAATAGGGACTGGCGCTGGCGGCGGCACTCTGGCTCATGCCCTCGCCCCCTCGGGCAAGAAAATACTGCTCCTCGAGCGCGGGGATTATGTGCCGCGCGAGAAGGACAACTGGGACACGCGCGCCGTAAACGTCCAGGGCAAATACCAGACAAAGGAAATCTGGCGCGACAAGGAAGGAAAGCCTCTCCATCCCCACACAAACTACTACGTGGGAGGGAACACGAAGTTCTACGGGGCTGCGCTCTTTCGTTTAAGGAAAGAGGATTTCGGCGAGCTCAGGCACAAGGATGGAATCTCTCCCGAGTGGCCCGTAACGTACGAGGAGCTCGAGCCTTACTACACGAAGGCCGAAGAACTATACCATGTGCACGGTAAACGCGGAGAAGATCCGACAGAGCCTCCCGCGAGCGCACCATACCCCCATCCTCCCGTGTCCCACGAACCCAGGATGCAGGAGCTTCACGACGACCTTGAAAAGAGCGGCCTCAAGCCGTTCCACGTCCCGATAGGGATAAGGCTCGACGAAAATAACCCGAGAAAGAGCCCGTGCATAAGGTGCAGCACATGCGACGGCCACCCGTGTCTCGTAAATGCGAAATCAGACGCACAGGTGCTATGTGTCGACCCTGCGCTCGAGCACGAAAACGTGACGCTCCTCACGAATTCATACGTAGCGCGTCTCGAAACGAGCCCCTCGGGACGCGAGGTTACTAAAGTGATAGTCGAGAGGAACGGTCGCAGTGAAGAATTCAGCGCCGATATCGTTGTCTCATCGTGCGGCGCTATTAACTCGGCTGCGCTCCTCCTCAGATCGGCGAACGACAGGCACCCTAACGGGCTTGCCAACAGCTCGGGCGTCGTCGGGAGGCACTACATGGGACACGTGAACTCGATACTTATGGCGCTTTCGAAGAAGCCGAATCCGACTGTTTTTCAGAAAACGCTCGCTCTCAACGACTATTATTTCGGCGCGGTAGATTACGAATTCCCAATGGGACACATCTCGTTCGTAGGCAAGCTCGATGCGGCGACGCTGTCGGCCGGAGCGCCAGCGATCGTCCCGGGGATGACTCTCGATATTATGGCGAAGCACTCGCTCGACTTCTGGATCACGTCCGAGGACCTGCCCGACCCCGACAACAGGGTGACCCTCGACTCGAAAGGGAATATAGTCCTCTCGTATAAACCCAACAACCAGGAATCACACAAACGGCTCATCTCCAAGCTCAAGGGTCTCATGAACACGATCGGATGTCACGAAGAGCACCTGATACCGCGGAACCTCTTCATAGGCCAGCAGATACCACTCGCGGGTGTCGCCCATCAGAACGGAACGATACGGTTCGGCAATGACCCGGCTTCATCGGCTCTCGACGAGACCTGCAGGGCGCACGACCTCGATAACCTCTACGTCGTGGACGCGAGCTTCTTTCCCTCGTGCGGCGCGGTCAACCCCGCACTCACCATAATGGCGAACGCGCTCCGCGTTGGAGACCGGATACTCGAAAGGCTCGGATGA
- a CDS encoding sigma 54-interacting transcriptional regulator, which translates to MKRSEGAISAPGAEYGVDENNEAYPEGGNGINELEILNHLAQGTASVVGANFFNSLVQHLASAMKVRYAFIAQCTDSTMTRVRTLSFWLDDRFGENIEFELRGTPCENVIAGSVCVYPERLQSLFPEDAGLVDMNAQSYLGIPIRDTWENVLGHIAVIDDKPMTQEPLGINVLQIFASRAGAEIERKRAEDSLRENYMVLAKKNRYETIIGNVTRLVHQSLKPEEVFENAVEALSKNIEMVNCAGIYLIEGDEAVLKAQRGYPVKYLEFTSRIPRPKGFTWETIQKGEPSYCPDIDAVEAASVARRAGVKSFLCVPIRSRGEVIGTLDITSFHKDAFDEDELKLLEIVSRQIETAVNNARQADELKESQISLRKALAEVEELKNRLQIENVYLREEINTENNFEEIVGRSDEIKRVLRSVEQVARTGTTVLIHGETGTGKELVARAIHNLSDRRQRTLVKVNCGAISAGLVESELFGHEKGAFTGALQKRVGRFELADGGTVFLDEVGELPADVQVKLLRVLQEGEFERVGSSETIKVDVRVIAATNRDLEEAVRDKSFRSDLFYRLNIFPINVPPLRERKSDIPLLANFFLTKFSKKLGRDFTGFSKGTIDSLLDYSWPGNIRELQNIVERAVVISNSPEIDIDDSILGGGSVSQDYPSDENKSLEDVERSHILNVLEESGWVIDGKKGAAAVLNINPNTLRSRMKKLGIKKPERAARGL; encoded by the coding sequence TTGAAGCGTTCGGAGGGAGCAATATCCGCGCCCGGGGCCGAATACGGAGTCGACGAGAATAACGAGGCGTATCCTGAGGGCGGAAACGGAATCAACGAGCTTGAGATACTCAACCACCTCGCCCAGGGCACGGCTTCGGTCGTAGGCGCTAATTTTTTTAATTCTCTCGTTCAGCACCTGGCCTCGGCAATGAAAGTCCGCTACGCGTTCATAGCGCAGTGTACCGACAGCACTATGACCAGGGTCCGCACGCTGTCGTTCTGGCTCGATGACCGCTTCGGCGAGAACATAGAGTTCGAGCTGAGGGGCACTCCGTGCGAAAACGTGATCGCGGGCAGCGTGTGCGTGTACCCCGAAAGGCTCCAGTCGCTCTTCCCCGAGGACGCGGGTCTCGTCGACATGAACGCTCAGAGCTATCTCGGAATACCCATACGTGACACCTGGGAAAACGTGCTCGGTCATATAGCCGTGATAGACGATAAACCCATGACTCAGGAGCCATTGGGAATAAACGTGCTCCAGATATTCGCCTCCCGCGCGGGTGCGGAGATAGAGCGCAAACGAGCCGAGGATTCGCTCAGGGAAAATTATATGGTTCTCGCGAAGAAGAACCGGTACGAAACCATTATCGGCAACGTTACGAGGCTCGTGCACCAATCGCTCAAGCCTGAAGAGGTATTCGAAAACGCGGTCGAGGCGCTAAGCAAAAATATAGAGATGGTGAACTGTGCCGGGATATACCTGATCGAAGGGGACGAGGCTGTGCTTAAGGCACAGAGGGGTTATCCCGTCAAGTATCTCGAGTTCACGAGCAGGATACCGCGTCCCAAAGGGTTTACATGGGAGACCATACAAAAAGGGGAGCCCAGCTATTGTCCTGACATCGACGCTGTCGAAGCCGCAAGCGTCGCCAGACGGGCTGGGGTCAAGAGCTTTCTTTGCGTGCCGATAAGGAGCAGGGGAGAAGTTATAGGTACTCTCGACATCACGTCCTTCCATAAGGACGCGTTCGACGAGGACGAGCTCAAGCTGCTCGAAATCGTATCGAGACAGATAGAGACTGCGGTCAACAACGCCAGGCAGGCGGACGAGCTCAAGGAGTCGCAGATATCGCTCCGGAAAGCGCTCGCTGAGGTAGAAGAGCTCAAGAACAGGCTCCAGATCGAGAACGTCTATCTGCGCGAAGAAATAAATACGGAAAACAACTTCGAAGAGATAGTCGGAAGGTCGGATGAGATAAAGAGGGTCTTGAGGAGCGTCGAACAGGTCGCCCGCACAGGTACGACCGTGTTGATTCACGGGGAGACGGGCACCGGCAAGGAGCTCGTCGCGCGCGCGATCCATAACCTCAGTGACAGGAGGCAGAGGACGCTCGTGAAAGTCAACTGCGGCGCAATATCTGCGGGTCTCGTGGAGAGCGAGCTGTTCGGACACGAGAAGGGGGCGTTCACAGGCGCGCTTCAAAAGAGGGTCGGAAGGTTCGAGCTCGCGGACGGGGGAACCGTATTCCTCGATGAAGTAGGGGAGCTCCCGGCGGACGTCCAGGTTAAGCTGCTGAGGGTTCTACAGGAGGGCGAATTCGAGAGGGTAGGGAGCAGCGAGACGATCAAGGTCGACGTTAGGGTGATCGCGGCCACAAACAGGGACCTCGAGGAAGCGGTAAGGGATAAATCGTTCAGGTCGGACCTTTTTTACAGGCTCAATATTTTCCCGATAAACGTGCCGCCTTTACGCGAGAGGAAATCCGATATTCCGCTCCTCGCCAATTTCTTCCTGACCAAATTCTCGAAGAAGCTGGGGCGGGACTTCACGGGCTTCTCAAAAGGCACAATAGACAGTCTTCTGGATTATAGCTGGCCCGGAAACATCAGGGAGCTTCAAAACATCGTCGAGAGGGCAGTCGTGATTTCCAATTCGCCCGAGATCGATATCGACGACTCCATTCTTGGCGGAGGTAGCGTCTCTCAGGATTATCCTTCGGATGAGAATAAAAGTCTCGAGGATGTCGAGCGCAGCCATATTTTAAATGTACTTGAGGAGTCGGGCTGGGTGATAGACGGGAAGAAGGGGGCTGCGGCTGTTCTCAACATCAACCCCAACACCCTGAGATCCCGCATGAAGAAGCTCGGCATCAAAAAACCGGAGAGAGCGGCCCGCGGTCTGTGA
- a CDS encoding NADPH-dependent FMN reductase gives MESERPLFIPVILGTTRKGRMSEHVANFMAREIMKQENVKTEVVDIRNIPFPTDDAGERIKDAGFSETAMKADAFVIVAPEYNHGYPGILKHALDTNLKEYIHKAVGICGVSAGPFGGTRVIENLLPVVRELGLVAIFWDVNFSVVQNAFDGTGKLLDEAYVKRAEKFIKELVWMATVLRYGRENVEI, from the coding sequence ATGGAATCCGAGAGACCTCTATTCATCCCGGTGATTCTGGGGACGACGAGAAAGGGACGAATGAGCGAGCACGTGGCGAATTTTATGGCGCGCGAGATCATGAAGCAGGAGAACGTCAAGACCGAGGTAGTCGATATACGGAATATCCCCTTCCCTACAGACGACGCGGGCGAGCGGATCAAGGACGCGGGCTTCTCAGAGACCGCGATGAAAGCGGATGCTTTCGTCATCGTTGCGCCCGAATACAACCACGGTTATCCGGGAATTTTAAAACACGCTCTCGATACCAACCTCAAGGAGTATATACATAAAGCAGTCGGCATCTGCGGCGTCTCGGCGGGTCCTTTCGGCGGCACGAGGGTGATCGAGAACCTCCTCCCGGTGGTGAGAGAGCTCGGACTAGTCGCCATTTTCTGGGACGTCAATTTCTCGGTCGTGCAGAACGCCTTTGACGGGACCGGGAAACTCCTCGACGAGGCGTACGTGAAGCGCGCCGAAAAATTCATAAAAGAGCTCGTGTGGATGGCAACGGTGCTGAGATACGGACGCGAGAACGTAGAAATATGA
- a CDS encoding STAS domain-containing protein: MISKIKHDEKSITLKLDGKIEGMYLHELEEACKCHLDGAAKTITLDLSGVTFIDEGGLEALSKLKDGRLRIVKCSPFIRTLLSDLAD; encoded by the coding sequence ATGATATCGAAAATTAAGCACGACGAAAAAAGCATTACCTTGAAACTGGACGGTAAGATCGAGGGAATGTATCTGCATGAACTGGAGGAAGCCTGTAAATGTCACCTCGACGGTGCGGCAAAAACCATCACACTCGATCTCTCGGGTGTGACATTTATAGACGAGGGCGGTCTCGAAGCGCTTTCGAAGTTAAAGGACGGACGTCTGAGGATAGTCAAATGCTCTCCTTTCATCAGGACATTGCTTAGCGATCTCGCGGATTAA
- a CDS encoding amylo-alpha-1,6-glucosidase: MTIEFGREICCELESAEKREWLVTNGIGGFASGTIAGLLTRRYHGLLIAALNPPLGRNLLVTKLDETAIYEDKNYPLSSNRWADGTVDPAGYINIERFYLDGGIPTWDFACADALIEKRIWMAQGSNTTYIRYELKRASRPLVLSMKAFVNYRDYHGSTHAGGWKMKVEKAGNGIRVTAYDGAQTFYILSDKAEAEPAGDWYYGFSLVLEEYRGLDHVEDHLHAANLSCTLREGESFTITLSTSESPELDGSRTLGARKGYEDQIDQRFRSTFKKNGKEINPDMKQLVLAADQFIVSRPSEQDKDGKSVIAGYHWFGDWGRDTMISIPGLTIATGRPEIARSIIKTFSAYVDQGMLPNRFPDAGEKPEYNTVDATLWYFEAIRSYVEETKDAAFLEELYPVLESIIDWHIKGTRYNIKVDPKDGLLHAGQEGVQLTWMDAKVGDWVVTPRIGKPVEVNALWYNALLSMTKFARLLKKPYIKYESSAAAALKGFSRFWNYESGCCYDVIDGPAGSDPSLRPNQLFAVSLPESPLATEKQKKVVEACALSLLTSHGLKSLSPDHPDYKGHYGGGPASRDGAYHQGTVWGFLLGHFALAHLRVYGDTDKARGFLIPMFAQIRSHGVGSLSEIFDGDAPMTPRGCIAQAWTVAELIRASTEIERKGGKKSK; encoded by the coding sequence ATGACAATAGAATTCGGACGGGAAATCTGCTGCGAGCTCGAATCCGCCGAGAAAAGAGAATGGCTCGTTACGAACGGAATAGGCGGCTTCGCGTCGGGCACGATCGCGGGATTGCTTACCCGGAGGTACCATGGGCTCCTGATCGCGGCCCTTAACCCTCCTCTCGGGAGAAACCTTCTCGTGACGAAGCTCGACGAGACGGCCATATACGAAGATAAAAACTATCCCCTGAGCTCTAACAGATGGGCAGACGGCACAGTCGATCCAGCGGGATATATAAACATCGAAAGGTTTTATCTCGACGGAGGAATCCCGACCTGGGATTTCGCCTGCGCCGACGCACTGATCGAGAAACGTATATGGATGGCGCAGGGGAGCAACACCACGTATATCAGATACGAGCTGAAGAGGGCCTCCCGTCCCCTCGTATTGAGCATGAAAGCGTTCGTGAACTACAGGGACTATCACGGCTCGACGCACGCGGGAGGCTGGAAGATGAAGGTCGAAAAGGCCGGAAACGGAATACGTGTAACGGCCTACGACGGCGCCCAGACGTTCTATATACTTTCGGATAAAGCGGAGGCGGAGCCCGCCGGCGACTGGTATTACGGCTTCAGCCTGGTGCTCGAAGAATACAGGGGGCTCGACCATGTAGAAGACCACCTCCATGCGGCGAACCTGAGCTGCACTCTACGGGAAGGCGAATCATTCACAATCACCCTAAGCACATCGGAATCTCCCGAATTGGACGGATCGAGGACGCTCGGGGCGAGGAAAGGATACGAGGATCAGATCGATCAAAGATTCAGAAGCACATTCAAGAAAAACGGTAAGGAAATAAATCCGGATATGAAGCAGCTCGTGCTTGCGGCGGACCAGTTCATCGTGAGCAGGCCTTCGGAGCAGGATAAAGACGGCAAGAGCGTGATAGCCGGCTATCACTGGTTCGGGGACTGGGGCAGGGACACGATGATAAGCATCCCCGGTCTCACCATAGCAACGGGACGCCCCGAGATCGCGAGGTCGATTATCAAGACATTTTCTGCATATGTCGATCAGGGTATGCTCCCGAACCGCTTCCCCGACGCGGGGGAAAAGCCCGAATACAATACCGTCGATGCGACGCTCTGGTACTTCGAAGCCATACGCTCCTACGTCGAAGAAACAAAAGACGCCGCTTTCCTGGAAGAGCTCTATCCCGTTCTCGAGAGTATCATAGACTGGCATATCAAAGGCACACGTTACAATATCAAGGTCGATCCAAAGGACGGCCTCCTTCACGCGGGTCAGGAAGGAGTCCAGCTCACGTGGATGGACGCGAAGGTCGGGGACTGGGTCGTCACTCCGCGGATCGGAAAGCCTGTGGAAGTAAATGCGCTCTGGTACAACGCCCTTCTTTCCATGACGAAATTCGCCAGGCTTCTGAAAAAGCCGTACATAAAATATGAATCCTCCGCAGCTGCTGCATTAAAGGGATTCTCGCGCTTCTGGAACTATGAATCCGGCTGCTGCTATGACGTCATCGACGGCCCTGCCGGTAGCGACCCGTCTTTAAGACCGAACCAGCTCTTCGCCGTCTCTCTTCCGGAGAGCCCACTCGCTACGGAGAAGCAGAAGAAGGTTGTCGAGGCCTGCGCGCTCAGTCTCCTTACGTCACACGGTCTCAAAAGTCTTTCGCCCGATCACCCGGACTACAAGGGGCATTACGGCGGAGGCCCTGCGTCGAGGGACGGGGCTTACCACCAGGGTACCGTATGGGGCTTCCTACTCGGACATTTCGCCCTCGCTCACTTGAGGGTCTACGGGGATACGGATAAAGCCAGAGGATTTTTGATCCCGATGTTCGCCCAGATCCGCTCTCACGGCGTGGGTAGCCTGAGCGAGATATTCGACGGCGACGCACCGATGACGCCGAGAGGATGCATCGCCCAGGCCTGGACTGTAGCAGAGCTCATTCGGGCATCGACGGAAATAGAAAGAAAAGGCGGAAAGAAATCTAAGTAG